One Solanum lycopersicum chromosome 4, SLM_r2.1 DNA window includes the following coding sequences:
- the LOC101252983 gene encoding kinesin-like protein KIN-7E isoform X1, whose translation MSSVYGEEASQYGDDHGSVAHEEKEKIFVAVRLRPLNEREITCNDVSDWECINNTTIFYKNSMSERSLFPTACAYDRVFGYDCSTRQVYEEAAKGVALSVLSGINSSIFAYGQTSSGKTYTMSGITEYTLADIYDHICRNVDREFTLKFSAMEIYNEVVRDLLTPEDTPLRLLDDPERGTVVEKLTEVTLKDWNHLKELLSVCEAQRKIGETALNEVSSRSHQILRLTVESTAKKFVGLNSSTLTAAVNFVDLAGSERASQTMSANVRLKEGSHINRSLLTLGTVIRKLSKKGNGHIPFRDSKLTRILQNSLGGNARTAIICTMSPAHSHVEQSRNTLLFATCAKNVITNAKVNVVMSEKALVKQLRKELARLEAELRSLSALAASGGSSEALKEKEDLIEKMSREIRELTQQRDLAQSRFHNFPSSGSWTELSSVSSPDKAQWLDDCAASEVSECVYPFRPDGVSAISQYGRYGGFNSNKLGEQIPEPPEDQYLCDDTSPRLFIEKYFGPDPCKGWENSAQRTVQNLEDNCKEVQCVEVDSNTKSISSDKHSSPRKGDQESSFIDKDHNDKEPKQTSNLVVEHSSSSSSDTDSDSNNLPRSRSSEAIIINVPVSEGSEVIKENVDISSKSEEELSIKKIDIEEKPSQPELSADNVKLLSKEHNRSFTIEVKLKMSGEDCEKICAEEPKMSGEDSIKICAEGEVAKSVPEKQSGDNLVQDDEHTSKDLGNFAADSLNSENESELSPSRQWMEFEKQRQEIIELWNACNVPLVHRTYFFLLFKGDPTDSVYMEVELRRLSYLKNAFSLGAKVVKDGQVFSQAASLNALNREREMLSKLLHKKFSSKERDSLYEKRGIGLKTKKRRHQLCHQLWKDTRDMDHIKESAALISKLVGFEAQNEVPKEMFELNFSPGPKNLRSFSWKPRKA comes from the exons ATGAGCTCAGTTTATGGGGAGGAGGCATCTCAATATGGTGATGATCACGGATCAGTTGCACATGAAGAGAAAGAGAAGATTTTTGTTGCAGTTAGATTGAGACCTTTGAATGAGAGGGAGATTACATGTAACGATGTCTCGGATTGGGAATGCATCAATAACAccacaattttttataaaaattctatGTCAGAGCGTTCATTGTTTCCAACTGCTTGTGCATATG ACCGAGTATTTGGGTATGATTGCTCCACAAGGCAGGTGTATGAGGAAGCCGCCAAAGGAGTTGCTCTTTCAGTTCTTAGTGGTATTAATT CAAGTATCTTCGCATATGGACAGACAAGTAGTGGGAAAACGTATACTATGTCTGGAATCACCGAATACACATTAGCAGATATATATGATCATATATGCAGG AACGTAGACCGAGAATTTACACTAAAATTCTCTGCCATGGAGATATACAATGAAGTTGTTAGAGACCTTCTAACCCCAGAGGACACTCCACTTAGACTCCTCGATGATCCAGAG AGAGGAACTGTAGTTGAAAAACTTACAGAGGTAACACTGAAGGACTGGAACCATCTAAAAGAACTGCTGTCAGTATGTGAAG CTCAAAGGAAAATAGGAGAAACTGCTCTCAACGAAGTGAGCTCAAGATCTCACCAGATTCTGCGTTTG ACAGTTGAAAGTACCGCTAAGAAATTTGTTGGCTTAAACTCAAGCACTCTGACAGCTGCAGTG AATTTTGTTGATCTTGCTGGAAGTGAGCGTGCTTCTCAAACCATGTCAGCAAATGTAAGACTGAAAGAAGGCAGCCACATCAATCGCAGTTTGCTGACTCTTGGAACTGTCATTCGCAAATTAAG CAAAAAAGGAAATGGACATATTCCTTTCAGAGACTCGAAGCTGACACGCATActacagaattcattgggaggCAATGCCAGAACTGCCATCATTTGCACCATGAGTCCTGCACATAGCCATGTTGAACAATCCAGGAACACTTTGTTGTTTGCAACTTGTGCCAAGAATGTCATTACTAACGCAAAAGTTAACGTGGTAATGTCAGAGAAGGCACTGGTGAAACAATTACGAAAAGAACTAGCTAGATTGGAAGCTGAGCTAAGGAGTTTATCGGCACTTGCTGCCTCAGGTGGATCATCAGAGGCTCTGAAAGAAAAGGAGGATCTGATTGAAAAG ATGAGCAGAGAAATAAGGGAGCTAACCCAGCAGCGTGATCTTGCTCAATCTCGTTTTCACAATTTTCCAAGTTCAGGGTCATGG ACTGAACTAAGTAGTGTGTCATCtcctgataaggcccaatggcTGGACGACTGTGCAGCATCAGAAGTATCAGAATGTGTATATCCTTTTCGTCCTGATGGTGTATCCGCGATATCTCAATATGGCAGATACGGAGGCTTTAATTCTAACAAGCTAGGTGAACAGATTCCTGAACCTCCAGAAGATCAGTATCTCTGTGATGACACCTCCCCAAGGCTGTTCATTGAGAAATATTTTGGACCTGATCCATGTAAGGGATGGGAAAATAGTGCTCAAAGAACTGTTCAAAATTTGGAAGATAACTGCAAGGAAGTACAATGTGTTGAAGTGGATTCAAACACGAAGAGTATAAGCTCTGATAAACATTCATCACCTCGAAAGGGAGATCAGGAGTCAAGTTTCATTGACAAAGATCATAACGATAAGGAACCAAAGCAAACTAGCAATCTAGTCGTGGaacactcttcttcttcttcttccgaCACAGATTCTGACTCAAATAATTTACCAAGGAGCAGAAGCAGTGAAGCAATTATCATTAACGTGCCAGTATCAGAAGGATCTGAAGTAATTAAGGAAAATGTGGACATATCAAGTAAATCTGAGGAAGAGTTATCTATTAAAAAGATTGATATTGAGGAGAAACCTTCTCAGCCGGAGCTTTCTGCTGATAATGTTAAGTTGTTATCAAAAGAACACAACCGCAGTTTCACGATTGAAGTAAAGCTCAAAATGTCAGGTGAAGACTGTGAGAAGATTTGTGCTGAGGAACCAAAAATGTCCGGTGAAGATAGCATAAAAATTTGTGCAGAGGGTGAGGTTGCCAAATCTGTGCCTGAGAAGCAATCAGGGGATAATTTG GTTCAGGATGATGAGCACACCTCCAAGGACTTGGGAAACTTTGCCGCTGATTCCTTAAATTCAGAGAATGAATCAGAATTATCTCCTTCCAGACAGTGGATGGAATTTGAGAAACAAAGGCAAGAGATAATAGAACTATGGAATGCATGCAATGTGCCCCTTGTTCACAGAACATACTTTTTCCTACTCTTCAAAGGGGATCCAACTGACTCAGTTTACATGGAGGTGGAGCTTAGAAGACTGTCCTATCTTAAGAACGCATTCTCTTTAGGAGCTAAAGTTGTGAAAGACGGTCAAGTTTTCTCACAGGCTGCAAG TTTAAATGCTCTGAATCGCGAGAGGGAAATGCTGAGCAAGTTGCTTCATAAGAAGTTTTCTTCAAAGGAGAGAGACAGCTTATACGAGAAACGGGGCATTggtcttaaaactaaaaaaagaagacaTCAACTGTGCCATCAGTTATGGAAAGATACGAGAGACATGGATCACATTAAGGAAAGTGCAGCACTCATCTCAAAATTAGTTGGATTCGAAGCACAAAACGAAGTCCCAAAAGAGATGTTTGAACTCAACTTCTCACCAGGGCCAAAAAATCTCAGGTCTTTCAGCTGGAAGCCAAGAAAAGCCTAA
- the LOC101252983 gene encoding kinesin-like protein KIN-7E isoform X2 has translation MSSVYGEEASQYGDDHGSVAHEEKEKIFVAVRLRPLNEREITCNDVSDWECINNTTIFYKNSMSERSLFPTACAYDRVFGYDCSTRQVYEEAAKGVALSVLSGINSSIFAYGQTSSGKTYTMSGITEYTLADIYDHICRNVDREFTLKFSAMEIYNEVVRDLLTPEDTPLRLLDDPERGTVVEKLTEVTLKDWNHLKELLSVCEAQRKIGETALNEVSSRSHQILRLTVESTAKKFVGLNSSTLTAAVNFVDLAGSERASQTMSANVRLKEGSHINRSLLTLGTVIRKLSKKGNGHIPFRDSKLTRILQNSLGGNARTAIICTMSPAHSHVEQSRNTLLFATCAKNVITNAKVNVVMSEKALVKQLRKELARLEAELRSLSALAASGGSSEALKEKEDLIEKMSREIRELTQQRDLAQSRFHNFPSSGSWTELSSVSSPDKAQWLDDCAASEVSECVYPFRPDGVSAISQYGRYGGFNSNKLGEQIPEPPEDQYLCDDTSPRLFIEKYFGPDPCKGWENSAQRTVQNLEDNCKEVQCVEVDSNTKSISSDKHSSPRKGDQESSFIDKDHNDKEPKQTSNLVVEHSSSSSSDTDSDSNNLPRSRSSEAIIINVPVSEGSEVIKENVDISSKSEEELSIKKIDIEEKPSQPELSADNVKLLSKEHNRSFTIEVKLKMSGEDCEKICAEEPKMSGEDSIKICAEGEVAKSVPEKQSGDNLDDEHTSKDLGNFAADSLNSENESELSPSRQWMEFEKQRQEIIELWNACNVPLVHRTYFFLLFKGDPTDSVYMEVELRRLSYLKNAFSLGAKVVKDGQVFSQAASLNALNREREMLSKLLHKKFSSKERDSLYEKRGIGLKTKKRRHQLCHQLWKDTRDMDHIKESAALISKLVGFEAQNEVPKEMFELNFSPGPKNLRSFSWKPRKA, from the exons ATGAGCTCAGTTTATGGGGAGGAGGCATCTCAATATGGTGATGATCACGGATCAGTTGCACATGAAGAGAAAGAGAAGATTTTTGTTGCAGTTAGATTGAGACCTTTGAATGAGAGGGAGATTACATGTAACGATGTCTCGGATTGGGAATGCATCAATAACAccacaattttttataaaaattctatGTCAGAGCGTTCATTGTTTCCAACTGCTTGTGCATATG ACCGAGTATTTGGGTATGATTGCTCCACAAGGCAGGTGTATGAGGAAGCCGCCAAAGGAGTTGCTCTTTCAGTTCTTAGTGGTATTAATT CAAGTATCTTCGCATATGGACAGACAAGTAGTGGGAAAACGTATACTATGTCTGGAATCACCGAATACACATTAGCAGATATATATGATCATATATGCAGG AACGTAGACCGAGAATTTACACTAAAATTCTCTGCCATGGAGATATACAATGAAGTTGTTAGAGACCTTCTAACCCCAGAGGACACTCCACTTAGACTCCTCGATGATCCAGAG AGAGGAACTGTAGTTGAAAAACTTACAGAGGTAACACTGAAGGACTGGAACCATCTAAAAGAACTGCTGTCAGTATGTGAAG CTCAAAGGAAAATAGGAGAAACTGCTCTCAACGAAGTGAGCTCAAGATCTCACCAGATTCTGCGTTTG ACAGTTGAAAGTACCGCTAAGAAATTTGTTGGCTTAAACTCAAGCACTCTGACAGCTGCAGTG AATTTTGTTGATCTTGCTGGAAGTGAGCGTGCTTCTCAAACCATGTCAGCAAATGTAAGACTGAAAGAAGGCAGCCACATCAATCGCAGTTTGCTGACTCTTGGAACTGTCATTCGCAAATTAAG CAAAAAAGGAAATGGACATATTCCTTTCAGAGACTCGAAGCTGACACGCATActacagaattcattgggaggCAATGCCAGAACTGCCATCATTTGCACCATGAGTCCTGCACATAGCCATGTTGAACAATCCAGGAACACTTTGTTGTTTGCAACTTGTGCCAAGAATGTCATTACTAACGCAAAAGTTAACGTGGTAATGTCAGAGAAGGCACTGGTGAAACAATTACGAAAAGAACTAGCTAGATTGGAAGCTGAGCTAAGGAGTTTATCGGCACTTGCTGCCTCAGGTGGATCATCAGAGGCTCTGAAAGAAAAGGAGGATCTGATTGAAAAG ATGAGCAGAGAAATAAGGGAGCTAACCCAGCAGCGTGATCTTGCTCAATCTCGTTTTCACAATTTTCCAAGTTCAGGGTCATGG ACTGAACTAAGTAGTGTGTCATCtcctgataaggcccaatggcTGGACGACTGTGCAGCATCAGAAGTATCAGAATGTGTATATCCTTTTCGTCCTGATGGTGTATCCGCGATATCTCAATATGGCAGATACGGAGGCTTTAATTCTAACAAGCTAGGTGAACAGATTCCTGAACCTCCAGAAGATCAGTATCTCTGTGATGACACCTCCCCAAGGCTGTTCATTGAGAAATATTTTGGACCTGATCCATGTAAGGGATGGGAAAATAGTGCTCAAAGAACTGTTCAAAATTTGGAAGATAACTGCAAGGAAGTACAATGTGTTGAAGTGGATTCAAACACGAAGAGTATAAGCTCTGATAAACATTCATCACCTCGAAAGGGAGATCAGGAGTCAAGTTTCATTGACAAAGATCATAACGATAAGGAACCAAAGCAAACTAGCAATCTAGTCGTGGaacactcttcttcttcttcttccgaCACAGATTCTGACTCAAATAATTTACCAAGGAGCAGAAGCAGTGAAGCAATTATCATTAACGTGCCAGTATCAGAAGGATCTGAAGTAATTAAGGAAAATGTGGACATATCAAGTAAATCTGAGGAAGAGTTATCTATTAAAAAGATTGATATTGAGGAGAAACCTTCTCAGCCGGAGCTTTCTGCTGATAATGTTAAGTTGTTATCAAAAGAACACAACCGCAGTTTCACGATTGAAGTAAAGCTCAAAATGTCAGGTGAAGACTGTGAGAAGATTTGTGCTGAGGAACCAAAAATGTCCGGTGAAGATAGCATAAAAATTTGTGCAGAGGGTGAGGTTGCCAAATCTGTGCCTGAGAAGCAATCAGGGGATAATTTG GATGATGAGCACACCTCCAAGGACTTGGGAAACTTTGCCGCTGATTCCTTAAATTCAGAGAATGAATCAGAATTATCTCCTTCCAGACAGTGGATGGAATTTGAGAAACAAAGGCAAGAGATAATAGAACTATGGAATGCATGCAATGTGCCCCTTGTTCACAGAACATACTTTTTCCTACTCTTCAAAGGGGATCCAACTGACTCAGTTTACATGGAGGTGGAGCTTAGAAGACTGTCCTATCTTAAGAACGCATTCTCTTTAGGAGCTAAAGTTGTGAAAGACGGTCAAGTTTTCTCACAGGCTGCAAG TTTAAATGCTCTGAATCGCGAGAGGGAAATGCTGAGCAAGTTGCTTCATAAGAAGTTTTCTTCAAAGGAGAGAGACAGCTTATACGAGAAACGGGGCATTggtcttaaaactaaaaaaagaagacaTCAACTGTGCCATCAGTTATGGAAAGATACGAGAGACATGGATCACATTAAGGAAAGTGCAGCACTCATCTCAAAATTAGTTGGATTCGAAGCACAAAACGAAGTCCCAAAAGAGATGTTTGAACTCAACTTCTCACCAGGGCCAAAAAATCTCAGGTCTTTCAGCTGGAAGCCAAGAAAAGCCTAA